Proteins encoded within one genomic window of Streptomyces sp. NBC_01314:
- a CDS encoding ADP-ribosylglycohydrolase family protein encodes MPSIACIPSVPAPGDATDLRERARGAMLGLAVGDALGAPAENMKPSEIRARWGRITGYVAEHPAGTDDTEYAIFSGLLLARHGSALTVTHVETAWHQWIADLDEGPFRGAGFSERGTLENLRRGLAAPISAQHRHAWSDGLAMRAAPFGVFAAGRPAEAARLVAIDGSVSHDGEGIYGGQAVAAGVAAAMAGAPTIAVVASALAVVPDDSWTARSLRRAVAVAHRGERAVRSAVVIGGYPWTDLAPEAVALAFGAYAAADGDFTESVLTAVNMGRDADTTAAVAGALAGATRGASSIPPEWAAAIGPARGSCLPSMAGHHVLDVAELLVPGEGGKWGTTAPLHHEERPSPPPTAFTLAPPTTSETPS; translated from the coding sequence ATGCCTTCCATCGCCTGCATTCCTTCGGTTCCGGCGCCGGGGGACGCCACCGACCTCCGCGAGCGGGCACGCGGAGCCATGCTCGGGCTCGCTGTCGGGGACGCGCTGGGGGCGCCCGCCGAGAACATGAAACCCTCCGAGATCCGCGCGCGCTGGGGGCGCATCACGGGGTACGTGGCCGAGCATCCCGCGGGCACGGACGACACCGAGTACGCCATCTTCTCCGGGCTGCTGCTGGCCCGGCACGGCTCCGCGCTCACCGTCACGCATGTGGAGACGGCGTGGCACCAGTGGATCGCGGACCTGGACGAGGGCCCGTTCCGGGGCGCCGGCTTCAGCGAACGCGGCACCCTGGAGAACCTCCGCCGGGGCCTCGCCGCGCCGATCTCCGCCCAGCACCGGCACGCCTGGAGCGACGGACTGGCCATGCGCGCGGCCCCCTTCGGCGTCTTCGCGGCGGGCCGCCCGGCGGAGGCCGCCCGGCTGGTCGCCATCGACGGCTCGGTCAGCCACGACGGCGAGGGCATCTACGGCGGCCAGGCGGTCGCGGCGGGAGTGGCGGCGGCGATGGCGGGCGCCCCCACGATCGCCGTGGTCGCCTCGGCCCTCGCCGTGGTCCCCGACGACTCCTGGACGGCCCGCTCCCTGCGCCGGGCGGTGGCCGTCGCCCACCGCGGCGAACGCGCGGTCCGATCCGCCGTCGTCATCGGCGGCTACCCCTGGACCGACCTCGCCCCCGAAGCCGTCGCCCTCGCCTTCGGCGCCTATGCGGCGGCCGACGGCGACTTCACCGAGTCGGTGCTGACGGCGGTGAACATGGGCCGCGACGCCGACACGACCGCGGCCGTCGCCGGCGCCCTGGCCGGAGCGACCCGGGGCGCGTCCTCGATCCCGCCCGAGTGGGCCGCCGCCATCGGCCCGGCGCGAGGCAGCTGCCTTCCCTCCATGGCGGGCCACCACGTCCTTGACGTGGCCGAACTCCTGGTCCCCGGCGAGGGCGGCAAATGGGGCACCACCGCCCCCCTCCACCACGAGGAGCGGCCCTCCCCACCTCCGACCGCCTTCACCCTGGCCCCACCCACCACATCGGAGACCCCCTCATGA
- a CDS encoding VIT1/CCC1 transporter family protein gives MAIIDTEAALHEAHRDNHTHRDVNGGWLRPAVFGAMDGLVSNLALMTGVAGGSAGREAVVVAGLAGLAAGAFSMAAGEYTSVASQRDLVEAELAVERRELRKYPKDEETELAALYESRGVEPGLAREVARQLSRDPEQALEIHAREELGIDPGDLPSPAVAAVSSFGSFALGALLPVLPFLLGAGALWPAVLVALAGLFACGAVVARVTARTWWFSGLRQLALGGAAAGVTYALGSLFGAAV, from the coding sequence GTGGCGATCATCGACACCGAGGCCGCGCTGCACGAGGCGCACCGTGACAACCACACCCACCGGGACGTGAACGGCGGCTGGTTGCGGCCCGCCGTGTTCGGGGCGATGGACGGACTCGTGTCCAACCTGGCGCTGATGACCGGTGTCGCCGGCGGGTCGGCCGGCCGGGAGGCGGTCGTCGTCGCCGGGCTCGCGGGGCTCGCCGCCGGGGCCTTCTCCATGGCCGCCGGCGAATACACCTCCGTGGCCTCGCAGCGGGACCTTGTCGAGGCCGAACTCGCCGTCGAGCGGCGGGAGTTGCGCAAGTACCCCAAGGACGAGGAGACGGAGCTGGCCGCGCTCTACGAGAGCCGTGGGGTCGAGCCGGGGCTCGCCCGCGAGGTCGCGCGGCAGTTGTCGCGCGATCCCGAGCAGGCCCTGGAGATCCACGCCCGCGAGGAACTGGGCATCGATCCCGGCGACCTTCCCTCGCCCGCCGTCGCCGCCGTGTCGAGCTTCGGCTCCTTCGCGCTGGGCGCCCTGCTGCCCGTACTGCCGTTCCTGCTCGGTGCGGGCGCGCTGTGGCCCGCCGTGCTGGTGGCACTCGCGGGGCTCTTCGCGTGCGGCGCGGTGGTGGCCAGGGTGACGGCCAGGACCTGGTGGTTCAGCGGCCTGCGGCAGCTCGCCCTCGGGGGTGCCGCGGCGGGTGTGACGTACGCCCTGGGCAGCCTGTTCGGCGCGGCCGTATGA
- the gltB gene encoding glutamate synthase large subunit, translating to MRTPRQPSQHSTNGQKWSFMDARPAAQGMYDPRNEHDACGVGFVATLTGEASHALVEQALTVLRNLEHRGATGSEPDSGDGAGILSQVPDAFFREVAAFELPEAGSYAVGIAFLPEHGADEAAARIDAIAADEGLTVLGWREVPVAPGLLGATARSTMPSFRQVFVSDAADVPATDIDLDRKSFVLRKRAEREVDVYFPSLSARTIVYKGMLTTGQLEPFFPDLSDRRFASAIALVHSRFSTNTFPSWPLAHPYRFVAHNGEINTVKGNRNWMVARESQLVSDLFGPAEKLDRIFPICTPDASDSASFDEVLELLHLGGRSLPHSVLMMIPEAWENHDTMEPARRAFYQFHSTMMEPWDGPACVTFTDGKQVGAVLDRNGLRPGRYWVTDDGLVVLGSEVGVLDIDPAKVVRKGRLQPGRMFLVDTVEHRIIEDDEIKAGLAAEQPYAEWLEAGEIELSDLPEREHIVHTHASVTRRQQTFGYTEEELRVILAPMAKTGGEPLGSMGTDSPIAALSARPRLLFDYFTQLFAQVTNPPLDAIREELVTSLHSSLGPQGNLLEPTAASCRSVTLPFPVIDNDELAKLIHINADGDMPGMKAATLSGLYRVSGGGGSLAARIEEICAEADAAIDNGARLIVLSDRHSDAEHAPIPSLLLTAAVHHHLIRTKQRTHVGLVVEAGDVREVHHVALLIGFGAAAVNPYLAMETVEDLVRAGTFLSDIEAEQAIRNLIYALGKGVLKVMSKMGISTVASYRGAQVFEAVGLADEFVAKYFIGTATKIGGVGIDVIAKEVAARHAKAYPASGIAPAHRALEIGGEYQWRREGEPHLFDPETVFRLQHSTRTRRYDIFKMYTDRVNEQSERLMTLRGLFGFKTGERQPISIDEVESASEIVKRFSTGAMSYGSISSEAHETLAIAMNQLGGKSNTGEGGEDPDRLYDPARRSSIKQVASGRFGVTSEYLVNADDIQIKMAQGAKPGEGGQLPGHKVYPWVAKTRHSTPGVGLISPPPHHDIYSIEDLAQLIHDLKNANPQARIHVKLVSEVGVGTVAAGVSKAHADVVLISGHDGGTGASPLTSLKHAGGPWELGLAETQQTLLLNGLRDRIVVQTDGQLKTGRDVVIAALLGAEEFGFATAPLVVSGCVMMRVCHLDTCPVGIATQNPTLRDRFSGKAEYVVNFFEFIAEEVREILAELGFRSIQEAVGHAETLDVARAVDHWKAQGLNLEPLFYVPELPEGAALHQVIEQDHGLEKALDNELIKLAADALAASDATDAQPVRAQVKVRNINRTVGTMLGHEVTKKFGGAGLPDDTIDITFTGSAGQSFGAFLPRGVTLRLEGDANDYVGKGLSGGRVIVRPDRGADHLAEFSTIAGNTIAYGATGGELFLRGRTGERFCVRNSGATVVSEGVGDHGCEYMTGGHAVVLGETGRNFAAGMSGGVAYVIDLSRDNVNVGNLGAVEALDDTDKQWLHDVVRRHAEETGSTVAEKLLAEWPVAVERFSKIIPSTYKAVLAAKAAAEQAGLSETEITEKMMEAAING from the coding sequence ATGCGTACGCCGCGCCAGCCGTCCCAGCACTCCACGAATGGCCAGAAGTGGTCCTTCATGGATGCTCGCCCTGCTGCGCAGGGTATGTACGACCCCCGCAACGAGCACGACGCCTGTGGCGTCGGCTTCGTGGCCACCCTCACCGGCGAGGCGAGCCATGCGCTGGTCGAGCAGGCGCTCACGGTTCTTCGCAACCTGGAGCACCGTGGTGCCACGGGCTCCGAGCCCGACTCCGGCGACGGCGCCGGCATTCTGTCGCAGGTTCCCGACGCGTTCTTCCGTGAGGTCGCCGCGTTCGAGCTGCCCGAGGCGGGCTCGTACGCCGTGGGTATCGCCTTCCTGCCCGAGCACGGCGCGGACGAGGCCGCGGCCCGTATCGACGCCATCGCGGCCGACGAGGGCCTGACCGTCCTCGGCTGGCGCGAGGTGCCCGTCGCCCCCGGGCTGCTCGGCGCCACCGCCCGCTCGACGATGCCCTCCTTCCGTCAGGTCTTCGTCTCCGACGCGGCGGACGTGCCCGCCACGGACATCGACCTCGACCGCAAGAGCTTCGTGCTGCGCAAGCGCGCCGAGCGCGAGGTCGACGTCTACTTCCCCTCGCTGTCCGCGCGGACGATCGTCTACAAGGGCATGCTGACCACCGGCCAGCTGGAGCCCTTCTTCCCGGACCTGTCCGACCGCCGCTTCGCCTCCGCGATCGCGCTCGTGCACTCCCGGTTCTCCACGAACACCTTCCCGTCGTGGCCGCTCGCCCACCCGTACCGCTTCGTCGCGCACAACGGCGAGATCAACACGGTCAAGGGCAACCGCAACTGGATGGTGGCCCGCGAGTCCCAGCTGGTCTCCGACCTGTTCGGCCCCGCGGAGAAGCTGGACCGGATCTTCCCGATCTGTACGCCGGACGCCTCCGACTCGGCCTCCTTCGACGAGGTCCTGGAACTGCTCCACCTCGGCGGCCGCTCCCTGCCGCACTCCGTGCTGATGATGATCCCGGAGGCGTGGGAGAACCACGACACGATGGAGCCGGCACGCCGCGCCTTCTACCAGTTCCACTCCACGATGATGGAGCCCTGGGACGGCCCGGCCTGTGTCACCTTCACCGACGGCAAGCAGGTCGGCGCGGTCCTCGACCGCAACGGACTGCGCCCCGGCCGCTACTGGGTCACCGACGACGGCCTCGTCGTCCTCGGCTCCGAGGTCGGCGTCCTCGACATCGACCCCGCCAAGGTCGTCCGCAAGGGCCGTCTGCAGCCCGGCCGGATGTTCCTCGTCGACACCGTCGAGCACCGCATCATCGAGGACGACGAGATCAAGGCCGGCCTCGCCGCCGAGCAGCCGTACGCCGAGTGGCTGGAGGCCGGGGAGATCGAGCTCTCCGACCTGCCCGAGCGCGAGCACATCGTGCACACCCACGCCTCGGTCACCCGCCGCCAGCAGACCTTCGGTTACACCGAGGAGGAGCTGCGCGTCATCCTCGCGCCGATGGCCAAGACCGGTGGCGAGCCGCTCGGTTCGATGGGCACGGACTCGCCGATCGCCGCGCTGTCCGCCCGTCCGCGACTGCTCTTCGACTACTTCACCCAGCTGTTCGCGCAGGTCACCAACCCGCCGCTGGACGCGATCCGTGAAGAGCTCGTCACGTCGCTCCACAGCTCGCTCGGCCCGCAGGGCAACCTGCTGGAGCCCACGGCAGCCTCCTGCCGCTCGGTCACCCTGCCCTTCCCGGTGATCGACAACGACGAGCTGGCCAAGCTCATCCACATCAACGCCGACGGCGACATGCCCGGTATGAAGGCCGCCACGCTCTCCGGTCTCTACCGGGTCTCCGGCGGCGGCGGCTCCCTCGCCGCGCGCATCGAGGAGATCTGCGCCGAGGCCGACGCCGCCATCGACAACGGCGCCCGGCTGATCGTGCTCTCCGACCGCCACTCGGACGCCGAGCACGCGCCGATCCCGTCGCTGCTGCTCACCGCGGCCGTCCACCACCACCTCATCCGCACCAAGCAGCGCACCCACGTGGGCCTGGTGGTCGAGGCCGGTGACGTCCGCGAGGTCCACCACGTCGCCCTGCTCATCGGCTTCGGCGCCGCGGCCGTCAACCCGTACCTGGCGATGGAGACCGTCGAGGACCTCGTCCGCGCCGGAACGTTCCTCTCCGACATCGAGGCCGAGCAGGCCATCCGCAACCTGATCTACGCCCTCGGCAAGGGCGTTCTGAAGGTCATGTCGAAGATGGGCATCTCCACGGTCGCCTCCTACCGCGGCGCCCAGGTCTTCGAGGCCGTCGGCCTCGCGGACGAGTTCGTCGCGAAGTACTTCATCGGCACGGCCACCAAGATCGGCGGCGTCGGCATCGACGTCATCGCCAAGGAGGTTGCCGCCCGCCACGCCAAGGCGTACCCGGCCAGCGGCATCGCGCCGGCCCACCGCGCCCTGGAGATAGGCGGCGAGTACCAATGGCGGCGCGAGGGCGAGCCGCACCTGTTCGACCCGGAGACGGTCTTCCGCCTGCAGCACTCGACGCGTACGCGCCGCTACGACATCTTCAAGATGTACACGGACCGTGTGAACGAGCAGTCCGAGCGCCTGATGACGCTGCGCGGCCTGTTCGGCTTCAAGACCGGGGAGCGGCAGCCGATCTCCATCGACGAGGTCGAGTCGGCCTCCGAGATCGTCAAGCGGTTCTCGACCGGCGCCATGTCGTACGGCTCGATCTCCAGCGAGGCGCACGAGACCCTCGCCATCGCCATGAACCAGCTGGGCGGCAAGTCCAACACCGGTGAGGGCGGCGAGGACCCGGACCGTTTGTACGACCCGGCTCGCCGGTCCAGCATCAAGCAGGTCGCCTCCGGCCGCTTCGGTGTGACTTCCGAGTACCTGGTCAACGCGGACGACATCCAGATCAAGATGGCCCAGGGCGCCAAGCCCGGTGAGGGCGGTCAGCTGCCCGGCCACAAGGTGTACCCGTGGGTCGCGAAGACGCGTCACTCGACGCCGGGCGTGGGCCTCATCTCCCCGCCGCCGCACCACGACATCTACTCCATCGAGGACCTGGCCCAGCTGATCCACGACCTGAAGAACGCGAACCCGCAGGCGCGGATCCACGTGAAGCTGGTCTCCGAGGTCGGCGTGGGCACGGTCGCGGCCGGTGTGTCCAAGGCACACGCGGACGTCGTCCTCATCTCCGGCCATGACGGCGGTACGGGCGCCTCCCCGCTGACCTCGCTGAAGCACGCGGGCGGCCCCTGGGAGCTCGGCCTCGCCGAGACCCAGCAGACCCTGCTCCTCAACGGCCTGCGCGACCGCATCGTCGTGCAGACCGACGGCCAGCTGAAGACCGGCCGTGACGTGGTCATCGCCGCGCTGCTCGGCGCCGAGGAGTTCGGCTTCGCGACCGCGCCGCTGGTCGTCTCCGGCTGCGTCATGATGCGCGTCTGCCACCTGGACACCTGCCCGGTCGGCATCGCCACGCAGAACCCGACGCTCCGTGACCGGTTCTCCGGCAAGGCCGAGTACGTCGTGAACTTCTTCGAGTTCATCGCCGAGGAGGTCCGCGAGATCCTCGCCGAGCTGGGCTTCCGCTCCATCCAGGAGGCCGTCGGCCACGCCGAGACGCTCGACGTCGCCCGCGCGGTCGACCACTGGAAGGCGCAGGGCCTGAACCTGGAGCCGCTCTTCTACGTGCCCGAGCTGCCCGAGGGCGCGGCGCTCCACCAGGTGATCGAGCAGGACCACGGTCTGGAGAAGGCCCTCGACAACGAGCTGATCAAGCTCGCCGCCGACGCCCTCGCCGCCTCGGACGCCACCGACGCCCAGCCGGTCCGCGCCCAGGTCAAGGTCCGCAACATCAACCGCACGGTCGGCACGATGCTCGGCCACGAGGTGACGAAGAAGTTCGGCGGGGCCGGTCTGCCCGACGACACCATCGACATCACCTTCACGGGCTCGGCGGGCCAGTCCTTCGGTGCCTTCCTGCCGCGCGGTGTCACGCTGCGCCTGGAGGGCGACGCCAACGACTACGTCGGCAAGGGCCTCTCCGGCGGCCGTGTGATCGTCCGTCCCGACCGGGGCGCCGACCACCTCGCCGAGTTCTCGACGATCGCGGGCAACACCATCGCCTACGGCGCGACCGGCGGCGAGCTGTTCCTCCGCGGTCGTACAGGTGAGCGGTTCTGCGTCCGCAACTCCGGCGCGACGGTCGTCTCCGAGGGCGTGGGCGACCACGGCTGCGAGTACATGACCGGCGGCCATGCCGTCGTCCTCGGCGAGACGGGCCGCAACTTCGCGGCCGGTATGTCGGGCGGCGTCGCGTACGTCATCGACCTGAGCCGCGACAACGTCAACGTCGGCAACCTGGGCGCCGTCGAGGCCCTCGACGACACCGACAAGCAGTGGCTGCACGACGTGGTGCGCCGCCACGCCGAGGAGACCGGCTCGACGGTCGCCGAGAAGCTGCTCGCCGAGTGGCCCGTCGCCGTGGAACGCTTCAGCAAGATCATCCCCAGCACGTACAAGGCAGTGCTCGCCGCCAAGGCCGCCGCCGAGCAGGCCGGTCTCTCCGAGACCGAGATCACCGAGAAGATGATGGAGGCGGCGATCAATGGCTGA
- a CDS encoding glutamate synthase subunit beta, with protein sequence MADPKGFLNHGREVAKSRPVDVRLKDWNEVYVPGSLLPIISKQASRCMDCGIPFCHNGCPLGNLIPEWNDYAYREDWEAASERLHATNNFPEFTGRLCPAPCESACVLGINQPAVTIKNVEVSIIDKAWDSGDVAPQIPERLSGKTVAVIGSGPAGLAAAQQLTRAGHTVAVYERADRVGGLLRYGIPEFKMEKRHINRRIEQMRAEGTRFRTGIEIGRDLKATDLRKRYDAVVIAAGATTARDLPVPGRELTGIHQAMEYLPLANKVQEGDFVAPPITAEGKHVVVIGGGDTGADCVGTAHRQGAASVTQLEIMPQPGEDRAANQPWPTFPMLYKVTSAHEEGGERVYSVSTTHFEGDEDGNVQFLHLAEVEFIDGRLTSKPGTERKIPAQLVTLAMGFTGTDRDNGLVDQFGLDLDERGNIARDADFQTNVPGVFVAGDAGRGQSLIVWAIAEGRSAARGCDRFLTGASELPAPIRPTDRSLMV encoded by the coding sequence ATGGCTGACCCGAAGGGCTTTCTGAACCACGGGCGCGAGGTCGCCAAGTCCCGCCCCGTCGACGTACGCCTGAAGGACTGGAACGAGGTCTACGTCCCGGGTTCGCTGCTCCCGATCATCTCGAAGCAGGCGTCCCGCTGCATGGACTGCGGCATCCCGTTCTGTCACAACGGCTGTCCGCTCGGGAACCTCATCCCCGAGTGGAACGACTACGCCTACCGCGAGGACTGGGAGGCCGCGTCGGAGCGTCTGCACGCGACGAACAACTTCCCGGAGTTCACCGGGCGTCTGTGCCCGGCGCCCTGCGAGTCGGCGTGCGTGCTCGGCATCAACCAGCCGGCCGTCACCATCAAGAACGTCGAGGTCTCGATCATCGACAAGGCGTGGGACAGCGGTGATGTCGCGCCGCAGATCCCGGAGCGCCTGTCCGGCAAGACGGTCGCGGTCATCGGCTCGGGCCCGGCGGGCCTGGCAGCCGCCCAGCAGCTGACGCGCGCCGGTCACACGGTGGCGGTGTACGAGCGCGCGGACCGCGTCGGCGGCCTCCTGCGCTACGGCATCCCCGAGTTCAAGATGGAGAAGCGGCACATCAACCGCCGCATCGAGCAGATGCGCGCGGAGGGTACCCGCTTCCGTACGGGCATCGAGATCGGCCGCGACCTCAAGGCGACGGACCTGAGGAAGCGGTACGACGCCGTCGTCATCGCCGCGGGCGCCACCACCGCCCGTGACCTTCCGGTCCCCGGCCGTGAGCTGACCGGCATCCACCAGGCCATGGAGTACCTGCCGCTGGCCAACAAGGTCCAGGAGGGCGACTTCGTGGCGCCCCCCATCACGGCCGAGGGCAAGCACGTCGTGGTCATCGGCGGCGGTGACACGGGCGCGGACTGCGTGGGCACGGCCCACCGCCAGGGCGCGGCCTCCGTGACGCAGCTGGAGATCATGCCGCAGCCGGGCGAGGACCGTGCTGCGAACCAGCCGTGGCCGACCTTCCCCATGCTCTACAAGGTCACCTCCGCGCACGAGGAGGGCGGCGAGCGGGTCTACTCCGTCTCCACCACCCACTTCGAGGGCGACGAGGACGGCAACGTGCAGTTCCTGCACCTCGCCGAGGTCGAGTTCATCGACGGCAGGCTGACCTCGAAGCCGGGCACGGAGCGCAAGATCCCCGCCCAGCTGGTCACGCTGGCGATGGGCTTCACCGGCACCGACCGTGACAACGGCCTGGTGGACCAGTTCGGCCTGGACCTCGACGAGCGCGGCAACATCGCCCGCGACGCCGACTTCCAGACCAACGTGCCGGGTGTGTTCGTGGCCGGTGACGCGGGCCGCGGTCAGTCGCTCATCGTGTGGGCGATCGCCGAGGGCCGCTCCGCGGCTCGGGGCTGCGACCGCTTCCTCACGGGGGCGAGCGAACTGCCGGCGCCGATCCGGCCGACGGACCGCTCGCTGATGGTCTGA
- a CDS encoding rhomboid family intramembrane serine protease: protein MEPESPSSSESAVTTCYRHPKVESYVRCTRCERFICPDCMRDAAVGHQCPECVAEGARTVRQARTAFGGRISTVPLVTYILIGLNVVAYVAELIRPEVVDDFAMLGRGLLGSDGLHYVWQSAYPADFHVEGVIDGEWYRLLTGAFLHLSPTEGTFGILHIVMNMVTLWNVGRIVESQLGRTRYLALYLLSALGGSVLVLLLAPDSSTVGASGAIFGVCTAYYVLARRLGADPAGINRFMAGLLVWLVISAVVTSWQGHLGGLLTGGLIALAFAYAPRNRRRVLVQAGACAAVLTVLVVLALARVAAMTA from the coding sequence GTGGAACCCGAGTCCCCGTCGTCGTCCGAGTCCGCCGTCACCACCTGCTATCGCCACCCGAAAGTGGAGTCGTACGTCCGCTGCACGCGCTGCGAGCGGTTCATCTGCCCTGACTGCATGCGCGACGCGGCCGTGGGCCACCAGTGCCCGGAGTGCGTGGCGGAGGGCGCGAGAACGGTCCGTCAGGCCCGCACCGCGTTCGGCGGCAGGATCTCGACCGTCCCGCTGGTGACGTACATCCTGATCGGCCTGAACGTCGTGGCCTACGTCGCCGAACTGATCCGCCCGGAGGTCGTGGACGATTTCGCGATGCTGGGCCGGGGCCTGCTCGGCTCGGACGGCCTCCACTACGTCTGGCAGAGCGCCTATCCGGCCGACTTCCACGTCGAAGGCGTGATCGACGGGGAGTGGTACCGCCTACTTACCGGCGCCTTCCTCCACCTCTCGCCCACCGAGGGCACGTTCGGCATCCTGCACATCGTGATGAACATGGTCACGCTGTGGAACGTCGGCAGGATCGTGGAGTCCCAGCTCGGCCGCACCCGCTACCTCGCCCTGTACCTGCTCTCGGCCCTCGGCGGCTCCGTCCTCGTCCTCCTCCTCGCCCCCGACTCCAGCACGGTCGGCGCCTCCGGCGCGATCTTCGGCGTCTGCACCGCGTACTACGTCCTGGCCCGCCGCCTGGGCGCGGACCCGGCCGGCATCAACCGCTTCATGGCGGGCCTGCTGGTGTGGCTGGTCATCTCGGCGGTCGTGACGTCCTGGCAGGGCCACCTGGGCGGTCTGCTGACCGGCGGCCTGATCGCTCTCGCGTTCGCCTACGCGCCTCGGAACCGACGGCGGGTACTCGTGCAGGCGGGGGCGTGTGCGGCGGTGCTGACGGTGCTGGTGGTGCTGGCGCTCGCCAGGGTCGCGGCCATGACGGCCTGA
- a CDS encoding acyl-CoA dehydrogenase family protein: protein MRFLLDTEQRAFAESLDAMLTAADTPSVVRAWGRGEHGAGRALWSRIAEAGVFALAAPEAFEGVGPLPVELAVAFVELGRHAVPGPLVETATAAVLLAGLEDPVPAGRLLPALVSGEAMATVAPSPESYALDGDVSATRLSLDLDTGELRLSAGHGPVRRSLDPARRLAPLSPGGEILATSPPSLAAALTWARLAVAAQALGVGLALLDRTVAYVRQRTQFGVPVGSFQAVKHRLADAKVALEFARPLVFGAAVTLDPADVAAAKVTACEAAYTTARTALQLHGAIGYTAECDLSLWLTRARALRTAWGGPAECRSTVLSGGRRR from the coding sequence ATGCGTTTCCTCCTCGACACCGAGCAGCGGGCGTTCGCCGAGTCCCTGGACGCCATGCTGACGGCCGCCGACACGCCGTCCGTCGTACGGGCCTGGGGGCGCGGGGAGCACGGTGCGGGGCGCGCACTGTGGTCCCGTATCGCAGAAGCCGGCGTGTTCGCGCTGGCGGCGCCGGAGGCGTTCGAGGGGGTCGGGCCCCTGCCCGTCGAGCTGGCCGTCGCCTTCGTCGAGTTGGGGCGGCACGCGGTGCCGGGTCCGCTCGTGGAGACGGCCACTGCGGCGGTCCTGCTGGCCGGTCTGGAGGACCCGGTCCCGGCCGGGCGTCTGCTTCCGGCGCTGGTGTCCGGGGAGGCCATGGCCACCGTGGCGCCGTCACCGGAGTCGTACGCGCTGGACGGGGACGTGTCTGCGACCCGCCTGTCGCTCGACCTGGACACAGGTGAACTGCGCCTCTCCGCCGGCCACGGCCCGGTCCGCCGCTCCCTGGACCCGGCCCGCCGTCTGGCCCCGCTCTCCCCCGGCGGCGAAATCCTCGCCACGAGCCCGCCCTCCCTCGCCGCGGCCCTCACCTGGGCCCGTCTCGCGGTCGCCGCCCAGGCCCTCGGCGTCGGGCTGGCACTGCTGGACAGGACGGTGGCGTATGTCAGGCAGCGGACCCAGTTCGGCGTGCCCGTTGGTTCGTTCCAGGCGGTGAAGCACCGGCTGGCGGACGCGAAGGTGGCCCTGGAGTTCGCGCGTCCGCTGGTCTTCGGGGCGGCCGTCACCCTGGACCCGGCGGATGTCGCTGCGGCCAAGGTGACGGCGTGCGAGGCGGCGTACACGACCGCGCGCACCGCGCTCCAGCTGCACGGCGCGATCGGTTACACGGCGGAGTGCGACCTGTCGCTCTGGCTGACCAGGGCCCGAGCGCTGCGGACCGCGTGGGGCGGCCCGGCCGAGTGCCGCAGCACGGTCCTCAGTGGTGGTCGCCGCCGGTGA
- a CDS encoding acyl-CoA dehydrogenase family protein, with amino-acid sequence MDLAHSPADEAFRAEARAWLRTHVPPDPLPSLETEEGFAAHRVWEAELAADHWSVVDWPTAYGGRDAGLLRRLVFEEEYYAAGAPGRVGQNGISLLAPTLFDHGTREQRDRVLPPMASAEVVWAQAWSEPEAGSDLASLTSRAVRADGGWLLTGQKTWSSRAAFADRAFGLFRSEPGTPKPHQGLTYLMFDLRAPGVTVRPIGRLDGKPAFAELFLDDVFVPDDDVIGEPGQGWRVAMSTAGNERGLTLRPPGRFLASANRLFDLWQAQGSPASAHDRVADALIGARAYQLFTHAAASRFLEGTPVGPESSLNKVFWSEYDIALHETALELLGEEGELTDTDWSEGYVFSLAGPIYAGTNEIQRDIIAERLLGLPKGRR; translated from the coding sequence ATGGACCTCGCCCATTCCCCCGCCGACGAGGCCTTCCGCGCCGAGGCCCGCGCATGGCTGCGCACCCATGTCCCGCCCGATCCGCTCCCCTCCCTGGAGACGGAGGAGGGCTTCGCCGCCCACCGCGTCTGGGAGGCCGAACTGGCCGCCGACCACTGGTCGGTGGTGGACTGGCCGACCGCGTACGGCGGCCGCGACGCGGGCCTGCTGCGCCGGCTGGTCTTCGAGGAGGAGTACTACGCGGCGGGCGCGCCTGGCCGCGTCGGCCAGAACGGCATCAGCCTCCTCGCTCCGACCCTCTTCGACCACGGCACGCGGGAGCAGCGGGATCGTGTGCTGCCCCCCATGGCCTCCGCCGAGGTGGTGTGGGCCCAGGCCTGGTCGGAGCCCGAGGCCGGGTCCGACCTCGCGTCGCTCACCTCCAGGGCCGTGCGCGCGGACGGCGGCTGGCTGCTGACCGGCCAGAAGACCTGGTCGTCGCGCGCCGCCTTCGCGGACCGGGCGTTCGGCCTGTTCCGCAGCGAGCCGGGCACCCCGAAACCGCACCAGGGCCTGACGTATCTGATGTTCGACCTGCGCGCGCCGGGCGTGACGGTCCGTCCGATCGGCCGCCTCGACGGCAAGCCCGCCTTCGCCGAACTCTTCCTCGACGACGTGTTCGTCCCGGACGACGACGTCATCGGCGAGCCCGGCCAGGGCTGGCGCGTCGCCATGTCCACCGCCGGCAACGAGCGCGGTCTGACGCTCCGCCCCCCGGGCCGCTTCCTGGCCTCCGCGAACCGGCTGTTCGATCTCTGGCAGGCCCAGGGGAGCCCGGCGTCCGCACACGACCGTGTGGCCGACGCGTTGATCGGCGCCCGCGCCTACCAGCTCTTCACCCACGCGGCCGCCTCCCGCTTCCTGGAGGGCACGCCGGTCGGCCCCGAGTCCAGTCTGAACAAGGTCTTCTGGTCCGAGTACGACATCGCCCTGCACGAGACGGCACTCGAACTGCTGGGCGAGGAAGGTGAGTTGACGGACACCGACTGGTCCGAGGGCTATGTCTTCTCTCTCGCCGGCCCGATCTACGCCGGCACCAACGAGATCCAGCGCGACATCATCGCCGAGCGCCTCCTCGGCCTGCCGAAGGGCCGCCGCTGA